A genomic region of Solanum dulcamara chromosome 2, daSolDulc1.2, whole genome shotgun sequence contains the following coding sequences:
- the LOC129879914 gene encoding style cell-cycle inhibitor 1-B has product MGSDRKTEEEKIKHKRNSPSSPQDEVKSKRQKIKGGEEPRKEKSRKEKQKSHKSKRRSNEEKESGEKHKSKSHRHKDKLKIKFEELSKDDYFSKNNEFATWLKDKKKLFFSDLSSEAARDLFSDFVKEWNKGKLDSQYYEGITTAPRSSHAWNIKK; this is encoded by the exons ATGGGTAGCGATAGGAAGACGGAGGAGGAGAAGATTAAGCATAAGAGAAATTCCCCTTCTTCTCCACAAG ATGAAGTGAAAAGCAAGCGGCAGAAGATCAAAGGAGGTGAAGAACCCAGGAAAGAAAAATCGAGAAAGGAGAAACAAAAATCTCATAAATCGAAACGCCGTTCTAATGAAG AGAAGGAGTCGGGCGAAAAGCACAAAAGCAAAAGCCACAGACACAAGGataagttg AAAATCAAGTTTGAAGAGCTATCAAAGGATGATTATTTCTCTAAGAACAATGAATTTGCTACTTGGCTAAAAGATAAGAAGAAATTGTTCTTCTCAGATCTTTCGTCTGAGGCTGCACGTGATTTGTTTTCCGACTTTGTCAAAGAATGGAACAAGGGAAAGCTTGACAGCCAATACTATGAGGGAATCACAACAGCGCCACGGTCATCCCATGCTTGGAATATAAAAAAGTAG
- the LOC129879912 gene encoding amino-acid permease BAT1 homolog isoform X1, translating to MSNIRVADGVVDSDHAHVVDSDNARLHELGYKQELNRELSMISNFAISFSIVSVLTGLNGLMGTGLNFGGPVSYIYGWPIAGTFTLLIGLSMAEICSSYPTSGGLYYWSAKLAGPSWGPFASWITGWFNIVGQWALTTSIDFSLAQLVQVMILLSTGGNNGGGYMISKYVVMALHGVFLLTHAILNSLPISMLSFLGQVGAAANFFGCFLMIVIPAVATERASAEFVFTNFNTKNQDGINNSFYIFVLGLLMSQYTLTGYDASAYMSEETKDADKNGPTGIVSAIGIAVIAGWAYVLGITFAVRDIPNLLSENNDSGGHAVAQIFYEAFMSRYGSSVGAVICLGIIGLAVFFAGMSSLTSNSRIAYAFSRDGAMPFSSQLQKVNKQDVPINAVWMSGFVAFCMALTSLGSLVAFQAMTSIATIGLYVAYAIPILLRLTLGRKSFTRGRFNLGRYGTIIGWISVLWVALISVLFSLPVSYPITDQTLNYTPVAVGGVLILVVSTWNFSGRHWFKGPIKNIDDSSKEDA from the exons ATGAGTAATATTCGAGTAGCAGATGGTGTAGTTGATTCAGATCATGCTCATGTAGTTGATTCAGATAACGCTCGTCTTCATGAGCTAGGATACAAACAAGAACTCAATCGCGAGCTCTC GATGATATCAAATTTCGCGATTTCATTTTCTATTGTATCGGTGCTAACTGGTTTAAACGGATTGATGGGGACGGGGTTGAATTTTGGTGGCCCTGTATCATACATTTATGGATGGCCAATTGCTGGTACTTTCACTTTGTTAATTGGATTGTCAATGGCTGAAATTTGTTCTTCTTATCCGACTTCTGGAGGTCTGTATTATTGGAGCGCGAAGCTTGCTGGTCCGAGCTGGGGACCTTTCGCATCTTGGATCACTGGATG GTTCAACATTGTTGGTCAG TGGGCTCTCACAACAAGTATAGATTTTTCGCTTGCACAGTTAGTTCAAGTGATGATTCTCCTTAGCACTGGTGGAAACAATGGCGGCGGATATATGATCTCTAAATACGTAGTAATGGCCCTCCACGGCGTATTTCTTCTAACACACGCTATATTAAACAGTCTTCCTATCTCAATGTTGTCGTTCCTTGGACAAGTAGGCGCTGCAGCCAACTTTTTTG GTTGCTTTCTCATGATCGTAATTCCAGCGGTTGCAACTGAAAGAGCCAGTGCGGAGTTTGTGTTTACCAACTTCAATACAAAGAATCAGGACGGAATCAACAATAGCTTCTACATCTTCGTCCTCGGACTTCTTATGAGCCAGTATACGTTGACAGGTTATGATGCTTCTGCCTATATG TCAGAGGAAACGAAAGACGCAGATAAGAACGGGCCAACAGGAATTGTAAGTGCCATTGGCATTGCAGTTATTGCAGGATGGGCTTATGTTCTTGGTATAACATTTGCGGTTAGGGATATTCCGAATCTCTTGAGTGAAAATAATGATTCAGGTGGTCACGCCGTTGCTCAAATCTTTTATGAAGCATTCATGAGTAGATATGGTAGTAGCGTTGGCGCTGTGATTTGCTTAGGTATAATTGGTCTTGCTGTGTTCTTTGCTGGTATGAGCTCACTAACAAGCAACTCGag GATTGCTTATGCATTCTCCAGAGATGGAGCAATGCCATTTTCTTCACAGCTGCAGAAAGTGAACAAACAGGATGTTCCGATAAATGCAGTCTGGATGTCTGGCTTTGTAGCATTTTGTATGGCATTAACG TCTCTTGGAAGCTTGGTAGCATTTCAAGCAATGACATCGATAGCAACGATAGGGCTTTATGTTGCTTATGCCATACCGATCTTGCTAAGGTTGACACTAGGTCGAAAATCATTCACCAGAGGGCGTTTTAACTTGGGAAGATACGGGACTATTATAGGTTGGATATCAGTACTATGGGTCGCGCTCATTTCTGTGCTTTTCTCTTTGCCTGTTTCCTACCCTATTACAGATCAAACTCTCAATTACACTCCCGTTGCAGTTGGAGGCGTTCTTATTTTAGTTGTTTCTACGTGGAACTTCAGTGGTAGGCATTGGTTTAAAGGTCCTATTAAGAATATTGACGATAGCTCAAAGGAAGACGCGTAG
- the LOC129879912 gene encoding amino-acid permease BAT1 homolog isoform X2, whose protein sequence is MISNFAISFSIVSVLTGLNGLMGTGLNFGGPVSYIYGWPIAGTFTLLIGLSMAEICSSYPTSGGLYYWSAKLAGPSWGPFASWITGWFNIVGQWALTTSIDFSLAQLVQVMILLSTGGNNGGGYMISKYVVMALHGVFLLTHAILNSLPISMLSFLGQVGAAANFFGCFLMIVIPAVATERASAEFVFTNFNTKNQDGINNSFYIFVLGLLMSQYTLTGYDASAYMSEETKDADKNGPTGIVSAIGIAVIAGWAYVLGITFAVRDIPNLLSENNDSGGHAVAQIFYEAFMSRYGSSVGAVICLGIIGLAVFFAGMSSLTSNSRIAYAFSRDGAMPFSSQLQKVNKQDVPINAVWMSGFVAFCMALTSLGSLVAFQAMTSIATIGLYVAYAIPILLRLTLGRKSFTRGRFNLGRYGTIIGWISVLWVALISVLFSLPVSYPITDQTLNYTPVAVGGVLILVVSTWNFSGRHWFKGPIKNIDDSSKEDA, encoded by the exons ATGATATCAAATTTCGCGATTTCATTTTCTATTGTATCGGTGCTAACTGGTTTAAACGGATTGATGGGGACGGGGTTGAATTTTGGTGGCCCTGTATCATACATTTATGGATGGCCAATTGCTGGTACTTTCACTTTGTTAATTGGATTGTCAATGGCTGAAATTTGTTCTTCTTATCCGACTTCTGGAGGTCTGTATTATTGGAGCGCGAAGCTTGCTGGTCCGAGCTGGGGACCTTTCGCATCTTGGATCACTGGATG GTTCAACATTGTTGGTCAG TGGGCTCTCACAACAAGTATAGATTTTTCGCTTGCACAGTTAGTTCAAGTGATGATTCTCCTTAGCACTGGTGGAAACAATGGCGGCGGATATATGATCTCTAAATACGTAGTAATGGCCCTCCACGGCGTATTTCTTCTAACACACGCTATATTAAACAGTCTTCCTATCTCAATGTTGTCGTTCCTTGGACAAGTAGGCGCTGCAGCCAACTTTTTTG GTTGCTTTCTCATGATCGTAATTCCAGCGGTTGCAACTGAAAGAGCCAGTGCGGAGTTTGTGTTTACCAACTTCAATACAAAGAATCAGGACGGAATCAACAATAGCTTCTACATCTTCGTCCTCGGACTTCTTATGAGCCAGTATACGTTGACAGGTTATGATGCTTCTGCCTATATG TCAGAGGAAACGAAAGACGCAGATAAGAACGGGCCAACAGGAATTGTAAGTGCCATTGGCATTGCAGTTATTGCAGGATGGGCTTATGTTCTTGGTATAACATTTGCGGTTAGGGATATTCCGAATCTCTTGAGTGAAAATAATGATTCAGGTGGTCACGCCGTTGCTCAAATCTTTTATGAAGCATTCATGAGTAGATATGGTAGTAGCGTTGGCGCTGTGATTTGCTTAGGTATAATTGGTCTTGCTGTGTTCTTTGCTGGTATGAGCTCACTAACAAGCAACTCGag GATTGCTTATGCATTCTCCAGAGATGGAGCAATGCCATTTTCTTCACAGCTGCAGAAAGTGAACAAACAGGATGTTCCGATAAATGCAGTCTGGATGTCTGGCTTTGTAGCATTTTGTATGGCATTAACG TCTCTTGGAAGCTTGGTAGCATTTCAAGCAATGACATCGATAGCAACGATAGGGCTTTATGTTGCTTATGCCATACCGATCTTGCTAAGGTTGACACTAGGTCGAAAATCATTCACCAGAGGGCGTTTTAACTTGGGAAGATACGGGACTATTATAGGTTGGATATCAGTACTATGGGTCGCGCTCATTTCTGTGCTTTTCTCTTTGCCTGTTTCCTACCCTATTACAGATCAAACTCTCAATTACACTCCCGTTGCAGTTGGAGGCGTTCTTATTTTAGTTGTTTCTACGTGGAACTTCAGTGGTAGGCATTGGTTTAAAGGTCCTATTAAGAATATTGACGATAGCTCAAAGGAAGACGCGTAG